In Elusimicrobiales bacterium, the genomic window GCGCGGCGGGTTTTTCGCGCGTGGTGGAATTCGCCAATTCGTGCGAACTCGTGCGTGACAAGCTGCGCTGGTGCATGGGCCGCCAGCGCGGCATGCTCCCGCCGGAGGCGGGCCGCTGGGGGAAGGGGAAAAGTGATTGAGTCTTATCTGCCCGTAGTGGCGCTGTCGTTGGTGATGGCGGCGGTGCTGCTGCTGCCGTTTTCCGTCAAAAAAATTGAAGAGGAACTGGAGATTTTCCTGCTGATAATGGGCGTGGCGGCGGTAACCGTTTCCGGGCAGTGGAGCCGCCATCTGCTGGCGGAATCTTTGCGCGAGCCGCTGCTTATCTCCTGCGCGGTGCTGGCGGCGGGGTTCGCATTCCGGGGGCTGCGCGCGGGACTGCATTCGGCGGCGGCGCTGATGATAGAGAAGCTGGGGCTTCCCGCCGCGGCGTTTATCATTGTGCTGGCTCTGGGGATGTGTTCCAGCGGCGTAACCGCCATAATCGCCGCGCTGGCGCTGTCGGAGGCGATATGCGCCTTCGGATTGGACAGGGACGGCGAGGCCGCCGTCGCCGTTTACGGCTGTTACGCGATAGGCCTGGGCGCCGCGTTGTCGCCGATAGGGGAGCCGCTTTCCGCCATAACCGTGGCCAAATTGAAAGGCCCGCCGCATTTTGCGGACTCGGGCTGGCTGTTTTCAACGCTGGGGGCGTGGATATTGCCGGGGGTGGCCGTGTGCGCTTTCATGGCCGCGCGCGCGGCGCGCCGCTGCGGCGTTTCGGGGCGCGAGCATTCGTCCGGGCGTGAATCCTCCGGCGGCATAATACTGCGCGCGCTTAAAATATATGTGTTTGTCGCCGCGCTGGTGCTGCTGGGCGCGGGGCTTGGGCCGCTTGCGGAAATTTCCACAGGCAAACTGGCGCACTGGCAGCTTTACTGGATAAACTCGCTTTCCGCGGTGCTGGATAACGCCACTCTGGCGGCGGCGGAGATAGTCCCCTCCATGACGCGGCAGCAGATACAGTTCCTGCTTATGGGGCTGCTTGTGGCCGGAGGAATGCTTATACCGGGCAATATCCCCAACATAATATGCGCCTCCAAGCTGGGCATTTCAAGCCGCCGCTGGGCGGCGCTGGCGCTGCCGCCGGGCATTGCGCTGATGGCGGTTTATTTCGCGCTTTTGTCGCTGGCGCGGTAAAAAGATACAATCTTGCCGGGTCCGGGAGCGGTTTCCCGGAGGTTTTTGTGATGGTCGGGCCGCCATCCGCAATTATTCCGGGCGGTTTTGCCGCCGTCCGGCAACGGAGGCGGTTATGTGGACAAAAAGCGGGCTTCAGAAACTCACCAGGGAAAAACTGTCGGATTATGTGTTTGTTACGGCGTCCAACCGGCAGCCCTACGTTCATAACAACAAATTCGGAAAAGTAACGGTCAGCCGCGGCTCAGGCGGCGTCATCACCGCGCTGGACCCTGTAATGCAGGCCTGCAACGGCGTCTGGGTCGCCTGGG contains:
- a CDS encoding DUF1646 family protein, which codes for MIESYLPVVALSLVMAAVLLLPFSVKKIEEELEIFLLIMGVAAVTVSGQWSRHLLAESLREPLLISCAVLAAGFAFRGLRAGLHSAAALMIEKLGLPAAAFIIVLALGMCSSGVTAIIAALALSEAICAFGLDRDGEAAVAVYGCYAIGLGAALSPIGEPLSAITVAKLKGPPHFADSGWLFSTLGAWILPGVAVCAFMAARAARRCGVSGREHSSGRESSGGIILRALKIYVFVAALVLLGAGLGPLAEISTGKLAHWQLYWINSLSAVLDNATLAAAEIVPSMTRQQIQFLLMGLLVAGGMLIPGNIPNIICASKLGISSRRWAALALPPGIALMAVYFALLSLAR